The following are encoded together in the Xiphophorus hellerii strain 12219 chromosome 3, Xiphophorus_hellerii-4.1, whole genome shotgun sequence genome:
- the rgs22 gene encoding regulator of G-protein signaling 22: MCGVTSAETPFLTAENFESYLASDDVLVYYFNEFLSLPSFSEALVYNQQSGLFEVVTGKADIIAEQISATLKLYKSILLSDDPETFSKMPPVPDICFAVVCLHREEGIQWIKEKRLPFFLQSDCYHEYRLAKLLFQWKPTFWSHDLKNWLDEKDTSIHSISELLDDFSSEEDSSDSLESISPEPGVECEQTQELHSSSDLSAGLSDNLTAEEQPEYFASKVVNQVLKEAVDMLDGQKQAETSESLSQPDLSRTDDQHEANKDEAKPERKKSTPLNSAKNNRDKPEEVKKSPVLCWEVSSADNRPGLDEFKEFLRGTSGEKLLNLWMDIQTLIALQTEERKKRYLVLLRNCYLRNSSPCCLNGELLARLGLSNSPCWIEEKLFSVQELLTEPLLSYWLPRYWMKTRCRQPGSHSEEYLSPFHHSAMTQMSAKCETPFGRRVKPMMTSLFIEFRTGLYFTQYCEQSGNKLWVNAVYFWTDLQHYHELFHQEQMDPYSVQREAQVLYSTYISSFARRSINVKTKTRREVYNKLQPAFEELFDRVEEHALDILLEPWTQLNQRDKESFLQVPVHEEQRCFYSPDHRELLRVCKELKHRQRRISKQQQRSMNLPISVEPFSSSKSGRHLGPWSKVAAIFQSYRLLTLLHHPQEGKHFMTFLQENNASIHLLCWLDLERYKAIFKGSKSVRLEKTTLIVKKYLNEDYFFGPDSPATKEQQEDILVKAGGEEKLQSESLSNEVAIAIQEIIRCYLEETWVPLFLSSKEFVERQKIKEREKSQSEDRALQLNRIRARKGSVMSTSRDILLFRRALLNPSTCKQFQDYVSVKGELLENDVRFWVEVQRYKDLCHSHSSLTIIQQKISTIISCFINSSMPPSVQINISHEQARRILEKRRELGPYIFREAQIAVFSELLKLWPKFQVLSRNLSKAELIPLLQEKRAKHKAKIRKQRRLEEEESEKKAQLLQEKRESLMSLEKDERESNHELEQKDGSKTHLKPRHSFSLERNFSFESNGSHQLDSQIFLISQSSLMTHAEPLLWSYSKYIEDQQKEREDAFSSLENSVSTDSDSSIQSVSSKESSQVPSIASSRSFTKRWVKTCPNPGPRRNIPAI; this comes from the exons GAGGTGGTGACTGGAAAAGCTGACATTATCGCCGAACAGATCAGCGCTACCCTGAAACTCTATAAATCAATACTGCTTTCTGATGACccagaaacattttccaaaatgccACCTGTACCGGACATCTGTTTCGCTGTCGTC TGCCTCCACAGAGAGGAAGGAATTCAGTGGATTAAGGAGAAAAGACTGCCCTTCTTCCTGCAGAGCGATTGCTACCATGAATACAG ACTTGCCAAGCTGCTGTTTCAGTGGAAGCCAACCTTTTGGAGCCATGATTTGAAAAACTGGTTAGATGAAAAAGACACTAGCATTCATTCAATCTCAGAATTGCTTGATGACTTCTCTTCTGAAGAAGATTCTTCAGATTCTCTGGAGAGTATATCACCAGAACCAG GAGTTGAATGTGAGCAAACTCAAGAACTCCACAGCTCATCTGACCTGTCAGCGGGTCTGTCAGACAACCTGACTGCTGAAGAACAGCCAGAGTACTTTGCTAGTAAAGTGGTTAATCAGGTGCTTAAAGAGGCTGTGGACATGTTGGACGGACAGAAACAGGCCGAAACCTCAGAGAGCCTCAGCCAGCCAGACCTCTCCAGGACAGATGACCAACACGAAGCAAATAAAGATGAAGCAAAACCGGAGAGGAAGAAATCAACACCATTGAACAGTGCAAAGAATAATAGAGACAAGCCAGAAGAGGTTAAGAAGAGTCCTGTTTTGTGCTGGGAAGTCTCCAGTGCTGATAATAGGCCAGGCTTGGATGAGTTCAAAGAGTTTTTGCGAGGAACGTCAGGAGAGAAGCTTCTAAATCTGTGGATGGATATTCAGACACTGATAGCGTTGCAGACTGAAGAAcgaaaaaaaag ATATTTAGTTCTGTTGAGGAACTGCTACCTGAGGAACAGCAGTCCTTGTTGTTTGAATGGGGAGCTGCTGGCAAGGTTGGGGTTGTCGAACTCCCCCTGCTGGATAGAGGAGAAATTGTTCTCGGTTCAGGAACTACTAACTGAGCCTCTACTCAGCTACTG GTTACCTCGGTACTGGATGAAGACTCGTTGCAGACAGCCTGGCAGTCACTCTGAAGAGTATCTGTCCCCATTCCATCATTCTGCTATGACTCAG ATGTCTGCCAAATGTGAGACACCATTTGGAAGAAGAGTGAAACCGATGATGACGTCTCTGTTTATTGAGTTCCGGACTGGGCTGTACTTCACACAGTACTGTGAACAATCTGGAAACAAg cTTTGGGTAAATGCAGTTTACTTCTGGACAGACCTGCAGCACTACCATGAACTGTTCCACCAAGAGCAAATGGACCCCTACAGTGTGCAGAGAGAGGCACAG GTCCTTTATTCCACATATATTTCCAGCTTTGCCAGGAGGAGCATTAATGTTAAGACCAAAACCAGAAGAGAGGTGTACAACAAACTACAGCCTGCTTTTGAGGAGCTGTTTGATAGGGTGGAGGAACATGCGCTGGACATCCTTCTGGAGCCGTGGACACAGCTGAACCAGAGGGACAAAGAGTCATTTCTGCAG GTGCCTGTGCACGAGGAGCAGCGGTGCTTCTACAGTCCAGACCACAGAGAACTCCTGAGGGTCTGCAAGGAATTAAAGCACCGCCAGAGACGGATCAGCAAACAG CAGCAGAGGTCCATGAATCTTCCTATATCTGTCGAGCCATTCTCTTCCTCAAAGAGTGGCCGACACCTTGGTCCTTGGTCCAAAGTGGCTGCAATTTTCCAAAGTTATCGTCTATTGACCTTACTTCATCACCCTCAAGAGGGCAAACACTTCATGACTTTCTTGCAGGAAAATAACGCCAG CATTCATCTGCTCTGTTGGTTGGACCTAGAGCGGTACAAGGCGATTTTTAAGGGAAGCAAGAGCGTCAGACTGGAGAAGACAACTTTGATTGTTAAAAAGTACCTGAACGAAGACTACTTCTTTGGTCCTGACAGCCCTGCCACAAAAGAACAACAGGAAGAT ATTCTAGTTAAGGCAGGTGGAGAGGAGAAGCTGCAGTCAGAAAGCCTCTCAAACGAAGTCGCGATTGCAATCCAGGAAATAATCAGGTGTTACCTTGAAGAAACATGGGTACCTTTGTTCCTCTCCTCAAAAGAGTTTGTTGAGCggcagaaaataaaggaaagggAAAAG AGTCAATCAGAAGATAGAGCCTTACAGCTGAACCGGATCAGAGCAAGGAAG GGTTCAGTGATGAGTACCTCCAGAGATATCCTTCTGTTTCGGAGAGCTCTTCTCAACCCGTCCACCTGCAAGCAGTTCCAGGACTATGTCTCTGTGAAAGGAGAGTTACTGGAAAATGACGTGCGCTTCTGGGTGGAGGTGCAGAGGTATAAG GACCTCTGCCATTCGCACAGCAGTCTGACCATCATCCAGCAGAAAATCTCCACAATCATCAGCTGTTTTATCAACTCTTCCATGCCACCATCTGTGCAGATCAACATTTCTCATGAACAGGCTCGGCGTATTCTGGAAAAGCGCCGTGAGCTCGGCCCTTATATCTTCAGAGAGGCACAG ATAGCTGTGTTCAGTGAACTGCTGAAGCTATGGCCCAAGTTTCAAGTGCTCAGCAGGAATCTCTCCAAAGCGGAGCTCATTCCCCTGCTGCAGGAGAAGAGAGCCAAACACAAGGCCAAAATACGGAAACAGAGAcggctggaggaggaggaaagtgaaaaaaaagcacag TTGTTACAGGAGAAACGAGAGTCCCTTATGAGTTTGGAGAAGGATGAGCGGGAGAGTAATCACGAGCTGGAACAAAAAGACGGATCTAAAACGCATCTGAAGCCACGCCACAGCTTCTCCTTGGAACGCAACTTCAGCTTCGAAAGCAACGGGAGCCACCAACTCGACTCCCAGATCTTCCTCATATCCCAAAGCTCATTGATGACTCACGCAGAACCA ctgctgtggtcaTACTCCAAGTACATCGAAGATCAGCAGAAGGAGAGGGAGGACGCGTTCAGTTCGCTTGAGAATTCTGTCTCCACAGACTCAG ACTCCAGTATCCAGTCAGTAAGCAGTAAGGAAAGCTCCCAGGTGCCATCAATTGCCTCCTCTAGGAGCTTCACCAAAA GATGGGTGAAAACATGTCCCAACCCTGGGCCCAGGAGGAACATCCCTGCTATCTGA